From the genome of Scytonema hofmannii PCC 7110, one region includes:
- a CDS encoding GH116 family glycosyl hydrolase, producing the protein MSNKPFSVMPSCVWSRPIGLGWDTPYTVRYASNIDDGPWHGMPLGGFGAGCIGRSSRGDFNLWHIDGGEHVFKNIPACQFSLFESDNSSSKAYALCTKAPEDGTLSDWQWYPASGGGREEGESGEGDNPKSKIQNPKSKIPSTGSYHALYPRSWFVYEGVFQAQLKSEQFSPIWANNYKETSYPVAVFVWTAQNTTNAPITLSIMLTWQNMVGWFTNALKSPEVRVRDDGSPVYEYRSRLNESQGNFNQLVEKGEYIGCLMSRVKSDKPLTEGDGQWCIATQKHPLVEAHYNTRWNPTGTGEEIWQSFAQNGSLSNYTDETPVTEGEQLGVALALRFTLQPGETIKLPFVLAWDFPVTEFAEGITYYRRYTDFFGVNGENAWAIATAALVEYETWQAQIHAWQTPIIERQDLPDWFKMALFNELYDLTSGGTLWSAASKSDPIGQFAVLECLDYRWYESLDVRLYGSFALLILFPELEKAVMRAFARAIPKSDSTPRVIGYYYTIGAESPMAVRKVQGATPHDLGAPNEHVWEKTNYTSYQDCNLWKDLGSDFVVQVYRDFLLTGANDVEFLAECWNAIVQTLDYLKSFDKDGDGIPENSGAPDQTFDDWRLQGVSAYCGGLWLAALEAAIAICEILADSQNNAAIQKSIYEAWLEQARPVYQEKLWNGQYYRLDSQSGSDVVMADQLCGQFYARLLGLPDIVPPDCAASALKIVYEACFLKFHDGQFGAANGLRPDGSPENPKATHPLEVWTGINFGLAAFLVQMGMKDEAFQLTQAVVSQIYNNGLQFRTPEAITAVGTFRACVYLRAMAIWAVYLAVTSDQ; encoded by the coding sequence ATGAGTAACAAGCCTTTCTCCGTCATGCCTTCCTGCGTTTGGAGCCGTCCCATTGGTTTAGGCTGGGATACTCCATATACAGTCCGCTATGCAAGTAATATTGACGATGGTCCATGGCACGGAATGCCTCTTGGCGGCTTTGGTGCAGGGTGTATTGGTCGCTCCTCACGAGGAGACTTCAATCTCTGGCACATTGATGGTGGCGAACACGTATTCAAAAACATTCCCGCCTGTCAATTCAGCTTGTTTGAGTCAGATAATTCTTCCTCAAAAGCTTATGCGCTATGTACAAAAGCACCAGAGGATGGTACCCTATCAGATTGGCAGTGGTATCCAGCAAGTGGAGGAGGGAGAGAAGAAGGAGAAAGCGGAGAGGGGGATAATCCAAAATCCAAAATCCAAAATCCAAAATCCAAAATACCCTCAACGGGAAGCTATCACGCGTTATATCCCCGCAGTTGGTTTGTTTATGAAGGGGTATTTCAAGCACAGCTAAAGAGCGAGCAATTCTCCCCAATTTGGGCTAATAACTACAAGGAAACAAGTTATCCGGTAGCAGTGTTCGTCTGGACTGCACAAAATACCACAAATGCACCTATAACGCTCAGCATAATGCTGACTTGGCAAAATATGGTAGGTTGGTTTACCAATGCCCTCAAATCTCCTGAAGTCAGGGTGCGGGATGATGGCAGCCCAGTTTACGAGTATCGATCGCGTTTGAATGAAAGCCAAGGTAACTTTAACCAGCTTGTAGAAAAGGGCGAATATATTGGTTGTTTGATGAGTCGGGTGAAAAGTGATAAACCTTTAACCGAAGGTGATGGACAGTGGTGTATTGCCACTCAAAAACATCCGTTGGTTGAAGCACATTACAACACTCGATGGAATCCAACGGGGACGGGTGAGGAAATATGGCAAAGCTTCGCCCAAAATGGTTCCTTGTCTAACTACACAGATGAAACCCCAGTGACAGAGGGCGAACAGCTTGGAGTTGCACTTGCCCTTCGGTTCACTCTTCAACCAGGGGAAACTATAAAACTTCCTTTTGTCTTAGCTTGGGATTTCCCTGTAACAGAATTTGCAGAAGGAATTACCTATTACCGCAGATATACGGATTTTTTTGGTGTCAACGGTGAGAATGCTTGGGCGATCGCAACAGCAGCCTTAGTAGAATATGAAACCTGGCAAGCTCAAATTCACGCATGGCAAACGCCTATTATTGAGCGTCAAGACTTACCCGATTGGTTCAAGATGGCTCTTTTCAACGAGCTTTACGATCTCACAAGTGGCGGAACTCTCTGGAGTGCAGCATCAAAAAGCGATCCCATCGGCCAGTTTGCCGTGCTAGAGTGCTTGGACTATCGCTGGTATGAAAGTTTAGATGTCCGGCTTTACGGCTCTTTTGCCCTACTAATACTGTTTCCAGAACTGGAAAAAGCAGTGATGCGGGCTTTTGCACGAGCAATTCCCAAAAGTGACAGTACTCCCCGTGTTATTGGATACTATTACACCATTGGAGCAGAAAGTCCAATGGCAGTCCGTAAAGTTCAAGGTGCAACACCTCACGATTTGGGCGCACCAAACGAGCACGTTTGGGAAAAGACCAATTACACAAGTTATCAAGATTGTAATTTGTGGAAGGATTTAGGTAGCGATTTTGTTGTACAAGTATACCGCGACTTTCTCCTTACAGGTGCTAATGATGTGGAATTCTTAGCGGAGTGTTGGAATGCTATCGTCCAAACCTTGGACTATCTTAAGAGTTTTGATAAAGATGGAGATGGTATTCCTGAGAATTCCGGCGCACCCGACCAAACTTTTGATGACTGGCGGTTGCAAGGAGTTAGCGCTTACTGTGGTGGATTGTGGTTGGCAGCACTAGAAGCGGCGATCGCTATTTGTGAAATTTTAGCAGATAGTCAAAACAACGCTGCGATTCAAAAATCCATCTATGAAGCTTGGTTAGAACAAGCTCGCCCTGTTTACCAAGAAAAACTTTGGAACGGGCAATATTATCGGCTAGATAGTCAGAGTGGTTCTGATGTCGTCATGGCAGACCAACTGTGTGGACAATTTTATGCTCGCCTGTTGGGCTTACCAGATATCGTACCACCTGATTGTGCTGCATCTGCCTTAAAAATTGTTTACGAAGCCTGCTTCCTCAAGTTTCATGATGGTCAATTTGGTGCTGCCAATGGTCTTCGTCCTGATGGTTCGCCTGAGAATCCTAAAGCCACTCATCCCCTGGAGGTTTGGACGGGAATCAATTTTGGGCTAGCCGCATTTCTCGTACAAATGGGCATGAAAGATGAAGCATTTCAACTAACACAAGCTGTAGTTAGCCAAATTTACAACAATGGGCTACAATTCCGCACTCCTGAAGCTATTACGGCTGTCGGAACCTTCCGCGCTTGCGTCTATTTACGGGCTATGGCGATTTGGGCAGTTTATTTGGCAGTGACCAGTGACCAGTGA
- a CDS encoding GIY-YIG nuclease family protein, translating to MVDETNIPSLKSLEYLPYIDDRGQLPEQLQSKIGVYAIYDQEHALQFVGYSRDVYLSLRQHLVRQPHHCYWVKAQTIERPSRTLLENIEKAWIAENGSIPLGNTDNKDKWTQPIDVRAVMTPEEKTHYENPVNDELTQTKIIKNVARRVEAEISTLLEARGLQAQIRFNPKLKEDGLLDLK from the coding sequence ATGGTAGATGAAACAAATATTCCTTCTTTAAAGAGCTTGGAATATCTTCCCTATATCGACGATCGCGGTCAACTACCCGAACAGTTGCAGAGTAAAATCGGAGTGTATGCGATTTATGACCAAGAACATGCGCTGCAATTCGTAGGATATTCCCGTGACGTTTATCTTAGTCTGAGGCAGCATTTGGTCAGACAACCGCATCACTGCTATTGGGTGAAAGCCCAAACCATCGAACGTCCGAGCCGAACTCTGCTGGAAAATATCGAGAAGGCTTGGATTGCGGAAAATGGCAGTATCCCCTTGGGCAATACAGACAACAAAGATAAATGGACACAGCCAATCGATGTAAGAGCAGTCATGACACCTGAAGAGAAAACTCATTATGAAAACCCTGTAAATGATGAGTTGACGCAAACGAAAATTATCAAAAATGTGGCACGGCGAGTAGAGGCTGAAATCTCAACCCTTCTAGAAGCACGTGGTTTGCAAGCACAAATTCGTTTTAATCCTAAATTAAAAGAAGATGGTTTGCTGGATTTGAAATAA
- a CDS encoding threonine aldolase family protein — protein sequence MNFCSDNVVGVSPEIMAALVECNHGVAMPYGNDDRTLYLNHLFSELFETEVLVFPVATGTAANALALSVMSTPYGAIYCHHQSHINCDECGAPEFFTGGAKLVTLQGEHGKINAKDLAGAIARAGTGIVHHVQPTAVSLSQASEAGTVYSIREVAQIAEVAHSHGLPLHMDGARFANAVVTLECTPADITWRAGVDVLSFGATKNGAMAAEAVVFFNPDLAQTFIYRRKRSGHLFSKMQFLSVQLEAYIRNNLWLKNATHANQMAKDLAEKLTRLPGITLCHPVEANEIFVQMPEQVIVNLFADGFRFYRWDGEDSTTVRLVTAFSTKEDDIAALVDATRKYCFQHLSVTDN from the coding sequence ATGAACTTTTGTAGTGATAATGTTGTCGGGGTATCTCCAGAAATTATGGCAGCGCTCGTGGAATGCAATCATGGAGTTGCGATGCCTTACGGTAACGACGATCGCACTCTATACTTAAACCATCTGTTTTCCGAATTATTTGAGACAGAGGTATTAGTATTTCCTGTAGCCACTGGTACCGCTGCTAATGCACTTGCTCTATCAGTGATGTCAACTCCTTATGGAGCAATCTACTGCCACCATCAATCTCATATTAACTGTGATGAATGCGGTGCTCCTGAATTTTTTACAGGCGGAGCAAAATTGGTAACCCTGCAAGGAGAGCATGGCAAGATAAACGCCAAAGATTTAGCAGGTGCGATCGCTCGTGCTGGTACTGGTATAGTACATCACGTTCAACCCACTGCTGTCAGCTTGTCTCAAGCGAGTGAAGCCGGTACAGTATACAGTATTCGTGAAGTTGCTCAAATTGCTGAAGTGGCACACTCTCACGGGCTACCACTGCATATGGACGGTGCGCGTTTTGCTAACGCCGTTGTTACCTTGGAATGCACTCCTGCAGACATAACCTGGCGTGCTGGAGTTGATGTGTTGTCCTTTGGTGCAACCAAAAATGGAGCAATGGCAGCAGAAGCCGTTGTATTTTTCAATCCCGATTTAGCACAGACCTTCATCTACCGTCGCAAGCGTAGCGGACATCTATTTTCTAAAATGCAGTTTTTGTCCGTGCAGTTAGAAGCTTACATAAGAAATAATTTGTGGTTGAAGAATGCTACCCATGCTAATCAGATGGCAAAGGATTTAGCCGAAAAGTTAACAAGACTGCCCGGAATTACCCTGTGTCATCCTGTGGAAGCTAACGAGATATTTGTTCAAATGCCAGAACAAGTCATTGTCAATCTTTTCGCTGATGGCTTTAGGTTTTACCGTTGGGATGGCGAAGATTCTACAACAGTAAGGTTGGTCACTGCTTTTAGCACAAAAGAAGACGATATTGCAGCGCTGGTTGATGCGACTCGGAAGTACTGCTTTCAGCATTTATCAGTAACAGATAATTGA
- the bcsA gene encoding UDP-forming cellulose synthase catalytic subunit, translating to MSSFNSPQPQRRPQLSQWLIDRTPRFFDRALDRVGIKYFKWLVLLLLVISIPLIVTQLKVWQQSVIAIFLVVLGQLIVQAEEQESSPEISQYYHLFMVWLSLVTTFRYFYYRTSYTLNFDGWLNSITCLLLYSAELYAVLTLVLAYFQTLKLKDRQPIDLSSIPQEQWFTVDIYIPTFNEDVEIVRKTVLAAMACDYASGKKSIYVLDDGRPERYKEDDPRREKFRSRREQIRRMCDEIGCTHMTRDTNEHAKAGNINNAFRQTDGDLVLVLDCDHIPSRQFLLNTVGFFYDPKVSFVQTPHWFYNPDPFERNLLTGGRIPVANELFYKVLQKGNDFWNASFFCGSAAVIRKSHALEVGGIAVETVTEDCHTALRLHSRGYKSVYYDKIMVAGLAPETYASYVGQQVRWARGMAQILRLENPLFNPKLKLTLPQRICYFSATSHFLYGYPRITYAVVPTLFLLFGINPIQGLGLETVAYALPHVLLALFTNHIIYKTVRFSFWNEIFEFVMSFQAGWVTMLALINPKLGSFNVTDKGVNVRKRNFDWRSMRGLVVVMVMVIASLLAVPYWFLLRPEDWQAVFVNTLWCGFNLILLIAALLVGLEQPQVRSAHRLGRRLPVIISSNNQQIVGETVNISETGALISIASWANLPDEIEVEVVGDFTARVLLTARVVRASPVNATETHLAIDFVNPSRAQMDNLILVLYSDVREWYSQTRQNIDQPFVSLGFLTTSLTRSLRDIKHSTRDKVRKQVSAVGEVYWDGHFFPGVATELGVTDLRLELEGRRATTGDRILRDEDLNRIRATKPMVGLLLSQQMGNLPPSKFVVEVSAVQEDNGRIVLELNFPLEFEQRQSLKVKQLLQVL from the coding sequence ATGTCTTCCTTCAATTCACCCCAACCACAAAGACGACCTCAATTAAGTCAATGGCTGATTGACCGTACACCTCGATTCTTCGATCGCGCCTTAGACAGAGTAGGCATCAAATATTTTAAATGGCTTGTCTTACTGCTGCTTGTCATCTCAATTCCATTGATTGTTACCCAACTTAAAGTATGGCAACAATCAGTTATAGCTATCTTTTTAGTTGTACTGGGTCAATTAATTGTACAAGCAGAAGAACAAGAGTCTTCCCCAGAAATTAGCCAATACTACCACCTATTCATGGTATGGCTAAGTTTAGTAACTACTTTCCGCTATTTTTATTACCGCACAAGCTATACTCTCAATTTTGATGGCTGGCTAAATAGCATTACTTGTCTACTGCTATACAGTGCAGAACTTTACGCTGTTTTAACATTGGTACTCGCATACTTTCAAACTTTAAAATTAAAAGACCGCCAGCCAATCGATCTCTCAAGCATTCCGCAAGAACAATGGTTTACTGTTGATATTTATATCCCTACTTTTAATGAAGATGTTGAAATTGTTCGCAAAACTGTATTAGCAGCAATGGCTTGCGACTACGCATCAGGGAAAAAAAGTATTTATGTCTTGGATGATGGTCGCCCGGAAAGATATAAAGAGGACGATCCACGCCGCGAAAAGTTCCGTTCCAGACGGGAACAAATCCGCAGAATGTGCGACGAAATTGGCTGCACGCACATGACACGAGACACTAACGAACACGCTAAGGCAGGTAATATCAACAATGCTTTTCGTCAAACTGATGGCGATTTGGTGTTAGTTCTCGATTGCGACCATATTCCATCGCGTCAATTTCTACTCAATACAGTAGGGTTTTTCTACGATCCAAAAGTATCCTTTGTCCAAACTCCTCACTGGTTTTATAATCCCGACCCCTTCGAGCGCAATTTATTAACGGGTGGAAGAATTCCAGTTGCTAATGAACTATTTTATAAGGTACTGCAAAAAGGTAACGATTTTTGGAACGCTTCCTTTTTCTGCGGTTCTGCAGCTGTAATTCGTAAATCCCATGCTTTAGAAGTTGGGGGAATTGCTGTTGAAACCGTGACGGAGGATTGTCACACGGCACTGCGGTTGCACTCGCGGGGTTACAAGTCTGTCTACTATGACAAAATTATGGTGGCTGGCTTAGCGCCAGAAACTTATGCGTCCTATGTGGGTCAACAAGTGCGCTGGGCGAGAGGTATGGCGCAAATTTTACGACTGGAAAATCCCCTGTTTAACCCAAAGCTCAAGCTAACACTTCCTCAAAGAATTTGTTATTTTAGTGCGACCTCGCACTTCTTGTATGGATACCCCCGAATTACTTACGCAGTTGTGCCCACATTGTTTTTGTTATTTGGGATTAACCCCATTCAAGGTTTGGGTTTGGAAACTGTAGCCTATGCTCTCCCACATGTTCTGCTAGCCCTATTTACCAACCACATCATCTACAAAACTGTCAGGTTTTCCTTTTGGAATGAAATTTTTGAATTTGTGATGTCTTTCCAAGCTGGATGGGTGACGATGCTGGCGCTAATCAATCCCAAACTAGGTTCATTTAACGTGACTGACAAAGGAGTTAATGTCCGCAAACGCAATTTTGACTGGCGGTCTATGCGGGGTTTGGTAGTGGTGATGGTCATGGTGATTGCCTCTTTACTTGCCGTTCCTTATTGGTTTTTACTTCGTCCAGAAGATTGGCAAGCAGTTTTTGTGAATACTTTATGGTGTGGCTTTAACCTCATCCTACTGATAGCAGCATTGCTGGTTGGTCTAGAACAACCACAAGTTCGTTCTGCTCACCGTTTGGGGCGGCGTCTCCCCGTTATCATTTCTTCTAACAATCAACAAATTGTTGGCGAGACTGTTAACATCTCAGAAACTGGGGCATTAATTTCCATAGCATCTTGGGCAAACTTACCAGATGAAATAGAAGTTGAGGTTGTCGGAGATTTTACAGCCCGTGTCTTGCTAACAGCAAGGGTTGTTCGAGCTTCTCCTGTAAATGCGACAGAAACACATTTGGCAATTGATTTTGTTAACCCAAGTCGCGCCCAAATGGATAATTTAATTTTGGTGCTGTATTCAGATGTGCGCGAGTGGTATTCCCAAACTCGACAAAATATAGACCAGCCATTTGTTTCTCTTGGTTTCTTGACAACGAGTTTGACTCGCTCTTTGCGGGATATCAAACACAGTACTCGTGACAAAGTCCGCAAGCAAGTGAGTGCTGTTGGCGAGGTTTACTGGGATGGTCATTTCTTCCCTGGAGTTGCCACGGAACTGGGAGTCACGGATTTGCGATTGGAATTAGAAGGTAGACGAGCGACAACTGGCGATCGCATACTTAGAGACGAAGACTTGAACAGGATAAGAGCTACCAAACCAATGGTTGGTTTGTTATTGAGTCAACAGATGGGAAACCTTCCACCAAGCAAGTTTGTTGTTGAAGTTTCTGCAGTTCAAGAAGACAACGGTAGAATCGTCCTGGAGTTAAATTTCCCCTTGGAATTTGAGCAACGGCAAAGCCTTAAGGTTAAGCAACTTTTGCAAGTGTTGTAG
- a CDS encoding cellulose biosynthesis cyclic di-GMP-binding regulatory protein BcsB, whose protein sequence is MKFLFRHFQINKKAILLTVCFLLFPNSIPRVEAQGKKVVSGQEKKLITYNLEFNRSPIVGNRLRLRGIYAQSRLGFTRPRGWKIDNVKALIRFQHSPALYGNRSNLTVMVNDTAVGSIPLNRKQSQVSQMLVNIPPKLLQNYNELKLVAEQNTSAQCTDPKDPNLWTEVLPDSKLIFNFQRQPLPLNFSRYPYPFFDELGLETNHIVYLQPTQTSQYWLTAAARLQATFGRLADFRPLETSMVTDVTDVKPEQRLAIIGTPSEQPVLASLKLTVPVVNGQILDRNKNPIPEDTGVLIVTTAKEKGGGAPVLIATGNGLKGVMKAVQFLVQPDLRKIGTGSVILVNQVKDLASPDPREWSRYLPEANSFKLSDLTSQLSGDPLSDISVRGSAAPPIEIDFRALPDDRFLRGSSMNLVYSYSPQMNPRTSAVEVLIDDKYVGGARLSSDAGETRKQLKVDLPANLLHSNSKIQIFFQMNPKDAFDKQNCTTAADQQLLGTVHSDTSFDLKREVSVKLPDLKLLQFGFPFVAPQDLSKTAIVMPQNPSDTDILTLLSLSERLGRLSQANSVKLKVFTLETLPDTIRKNEHLIGIGTREKFPLPEVFKSTGLNLNNAFSRVSAQGAIQTPQDTQGMIKEIVSPWSQERIILALTAQTEDGLERVRQVIKNDSWFYQLQQDTALVGSDRKDLTPYDSNAYQLKFLQTANENTRVENTSLLSKISRVLQENWLLIPLGILGISFLLYGIVQLYLKRLTVADRN, encoded by the coding sequence ATGAAGTTCTTGTTTCGTCATTTTCAAATCAACAAAAAAGCCATTCTTTTGACTGTTTGCTTTTTACTATTTCCTAATTCTATACCTAGAGTAGAAGCTCAGGGTAAGAAGGTTGTATCTGGTCAAGAAAAAAAACTGATTACGTATAACCTTGAGTTTAATCGCAGTCCAATTGTTGGTAATCGGTTGCGTTTGCGAGGGATTTATGCCCAAAGTCGTCTTGGCTTTACTCGTCCTCGTGGTTGGAAAATTGATAATGTAAAAGCTCTAATAAGGTTCCAACATTCGCCTGCGTTATATGGCAACCGTTCTAATTTGACGGTCATGGTTAATGACACGGCTGTGGGTAGTATTCCTCTGAATCGAAAACAATCCCAAGTTAGTCAAATGCTGGTCAATATTCCACCCAAACTTCTTCAGAATTACAACGAACTGAAGTTAGTGGCAGAGCAAAATACTTCTGCTCAATGTACTGACCCTAAAGACCCTAATTTATGGACGGAGGTTTTACCTGATTCTAAATTGATTTTCAATTTTCAACGGCAACCACTTCCTCTTAACTTCAGCCGCTATCCTTATCCTTTTTTTGATGAGCTTGGTTTAGAGACTAATCATATTGTTTACCTGCAACCTACTCAGACAAGTCAGTATTGGTTAACGGCGGCTGCGCGTTTGCAAGCAACTTTTGGGAGACTTGCGGACTTTCGTCCCCTAGAGACGAGCATGGTGACTGATGTCACTGATGTCAAGCCCGAACAACGTTTAGCGATTATTGGGACTCCTAGCGAACAACCCGTTCTAGCTTCTTTGAAATTAACTGTTCCTGTTGTTAATGGTCAAATTCTCGATCGCAATAAAAATCCCATACCAGAGGATACTGGAGTATTAATTGTAACCACAGCTAAAGAAAAGGGTGGTGGTGCTCCAGTTTTGATTGCCACTGGTAATGGGTTGAAAGGTGTGATGAAGGCAGTACAGTTTTTAGTACAGCCAGACTTGCGAAAGATAGGTACGGGTTCGGTCATCTTAGTTAACCAAGTGAAAGATTTAGCATCACCAGATCCGCGTGAATGGTCTCGTTACCTTCCAGAAGCAAACTCTTTTAAACTCAGTGACCTGACATCTCAACTCAGTGGAGATCCATTGAGTGATATCAGCGTGCGTGGTTCAGCAGCACCGCCAATTGAAATCGATTTCCGCGCTTTACCAGATGACAGATTTTTGCGTGGCAGTTCTATGAACCTAGTTTATAGCTACAGTCCTCAAATGAACCCTAGAACTTCTGCAGTGGAAGTTTTAATTGATGACAAATACGTTGGTGGCGCACGTCTATCTTCAGATGCTGGAGAAACTCGCAAACAGCTAAAAGTCGATTTACCCGCAAACTTACTGCACTCCAACTCTAAGATTCAGATATTCTTCCAGATGAATCCTAAAGATGCATTCGACAAACAAAATTGTACGACTGCAGCCGATCAACAACTGTTAGGCACAGTGCATTCTGACACAAGCTTCGATTTGAAGCGAGAAGTTTCTGTGAAACTCCCAGATTTAAAACTCTTACAATTTGGTTTCCCGTTTGTCGCACCTCAAGATTTATCTAAAACGGCAATTGTGATGCCGCAAAATCCATCGGATACAGATATCCTCACTCTACTATCTCTAAGTGAAAGATTGGGACGCTTGAGCCAAGCAAACTCCGTGAAATTAAAAGTGTTTACCTTAGAAACATTACCTGATACTATTCGCAAAAATGAGCATTTAATAGGTATAGGCACTCGCGAAAAATTTCCTTTACCTGAAGTCTTTAAATCTACAGGTTTAAACTTAAATAATGCGTTTTCTCGTGTATCAGCACAAGGTGCGATTCAAACTCCACAAGATACTCAAGGAATGATTAAGGAAATCGTTTCTCCATGGAGTCAAGAGCGAATCATCTTAGCTTTAACAGCACAAACAGAAGATGGTTTAGAAAGAGTTCGACAAGTTATCAAGAATGACTCTTGGTTCTATCAACTGCAACAGGATACAGCACTTGTAGGTAGCGATCGCAAAGACCTAACTCCCTATGATTCAAACGCTTACCAACTCAAATTTCTTCAAACTGCCAACGAGAACACTCGCGTAGAAAACACCTCTTTACTAAGCAAAATATCAAGAGTTTTACAAGAAAACTGGCTCTTAATTCCTCTTGGTATTTTAGGTATATCGTTCCTACTTTATGGAATTGTCCAATTGTATTTAAAACGTTTAACTGTTGCCGATAGGAACTAA
- a CDS encoding glycosyl hydrolase family 8 — protein sequence MAIASLIVLNACVSSYPVTETPNRNTPMTTTTLFKSDKNNSILLASLPQSTPNRELLVASWESYRQRFIQGDGRVIDYEAGDRSTSEGQAYAMLRAVLMNDFETFALTLKWGENNLQRQVNGKRADNLWAWKWGRNTDGNWGTIDNNFASDGDIDAITALIFASRRWNRPEYLELAKAKLQDLWNLGVTSAPKEKWYLLPGPASAFVSNQSTLYLNPSYLAPYAFRMFAQVDPKRDWLSLIDTSYEVLEQSTQLSTVGLPSDWVALDTTTGKYQTLPLSGELQTIYGFDAYRVWWRVSLDAAWFNSPQARRYLQTSTKYLQKLWRERSRLPARIDLQGKGLVNYEATAQYAMLYAAWQIVEPRLAKELLVKKLLPQYKQGIWDDKSAYYTQNLAWLGLFPPSIISQQLLRGQVSK from the coding sequence ATGGCTATTGCGAGCTTAATTGTTTTAAATGCTTGTGTCTCAAGTTATCCAGTCACGGAAACCCCAAATAGGAATACCCCAATGACGACAACTACGTTGTTTAAAAGTGACAAAAATAACTCAATATTATTGGCGAGTTTACCGCAGTCTACTCCCAATCGAGAGTTATTGGTTGCAAGTTGGGAAAGCTATCGCCAAAGATTTATCCAGGGTGATGGACGGGTGATTGATTATGAAGCGGGCGATCGCTCAACCAGTGAAGGTCAAGCTTATGCCATGCTGCGAGCAGTTCTGATGAATGACTTTGAGACTTTTGCTCTCACTTTAAAGTGGGGGGAAAATAATCTTCAACGACAAGTCAATGGCAAGCGTGCGGATAACTTGTGGGCTTGGAAGTGGGGGCGAAATACCGATGGTAACTGGGGTACTATCGATAATAATTTTGCCAGTGATGGTGATATTGATGCTATTACTGCCTTGATTTTTGCTTCCCGGCGTTGGAATCGTCCTGAGTACCTGGAATTAGCAAAAGCCAAATTACAAGATTTGTGGAATTTAGGGGTAACATCTGCGCCAAAAGAAAAGTGGTATTTGTTACCTGGTCCTGCGAGTGCATTTGTCAGTAATCAATCGACTCTTTACCTCAATCCTTCTTATCTTGCACCCTATGCTTTTCGGATGTTTGCTCAAGTCGATCCCAAACGAGATTGGTTGAGTTTGATAGATACGAGTTATGAGGTTCTGGAACAATCAACACAACTTTCTACAGTTGGTTTGCCGAGTGACTGGGTTGCTTTAGATACGACAACAGGCAAATACCAAACTTTACCACTGTCGGGAGAACTGCAAACTATATATGGCTTTGATGCTTATCGAGTTTGGTGGCGCGTGTCATTAGATGCTGCGTGGTTTAATTCTCCGCAAGCACGGCGTTATCTTCAAACATCTACTAAATACTTACAAAAGCTTTGGCGGGAGCGATCGCGTTTACCAGCACGTATAGATTTACAAGGAAAAGGATTGGTGAATTATGAAGCAACGGCGCAGTATGCCATGCTTTATGCTGCTTGGCAAATAGTAGAACCGCGACTGGCTAAAGAGTTGCTTGTGAAGAAATTGCTACCTCAATACAAGCAGGGAATTTGGGATGATAAATCTGCTTACTATACTCAAAATCTTGCTTGGTTGGGATTGTTTCCTCCGTCGATTATTTCTCAGCAGTTGTTGAGGGGTCAAGTGAGTAAGTAA